CACTGATTTGTCTTCCGCATGCTATTCCAGGTACCGTTGCAGACAACGTGCGCTACGGGCCGCAGTTGCTCGGCAAGAAGCTCACGGAAGCCGAAGTGCGGAACCTGCTGAACCTAGCCGATTTGGACCCTGCTCTGTCCTCCaagccggcctccgagctgtcCGTCGGCCAGGCGCAGCGCGTCGCCTTGGCCCGCACCCTCGCCAACGACCCCGAGGCATGCGAACGAACACAGACGCTTCTTCCTCCAACTGTTTTCGCATGCCGTCCTACCGCTTCTGACAATTTGCTGCAGGTGCTCCTGCTGGACGAGCCGACGAGCGCGCTGGACCCCATATCGACGCAGAACATCGAGGAGGCGATCGTGCGCCTGAAGAAGACGAGGGGGCTCACCACGGTGATGGTCTCGCACAGCGTGAAGCAGATCCAGCGCATCGCGGACCTGGTGTGCCTCGTCGTCGACGGCGAGATCGTGGAGGTGCTCCCGCCGTCCGAGCTGTCCGATGCCAAGCACCCGATGGCCCGGCGCTTCTTGGAGCTCAGCTAGAAACTGATCGCCGCCTCGATCTATCTGCTCTGAGCAAGAGGAAGATCCAAGAATATGTTGTCTTCCGTGTAACTAGGGTTTGTTACTGTAATCTTGATACGATGCATCCTTTGCTGTTCGGCGAGCGGGAAGTCAGATGGTCAACTGATCTCATCTGATGCCCTACTACGTTTTCATGTGTACAAACTATAAAAGTATCTTTGGGAGCTAAGAGTGTGTGTAACATGAACAAATTCTTGGATGATTTGCTCTATCTTTGAGAGTTAAGCACCCTGCTTCTGAAAACTGTTTAGCCACCAGCATACACACGAGAGcatctatctattatcttaatatttaagaagaaaaatgaATTACTAGTTTCGCTGCCAAGGtcacaaaatttgaaaaaaaaagaatttaaatcacTCGTTGTTATAAatatctaacggtctagatttaacaaaaaatccatatcaaatacgattaataatta
The sequence above is drawn from the Phragmites australis chromosome 10, lpPhrAust1.1, whole genome shotgun sequence genome and encodes:
- the LOC133930022 gene encoding protein STAR1 isoform X1, producing the protein MGSASDDLREHLLDVDRPGENGGGAGAAKIRVRGLRRRADATGEEILRGVDLDVPRGLVMGVIGPSGSGKSTLLRALNRLWEPAPGAVLLDGADICSLDVLALRRKVGMLFQLPAMFDGTVADNVRYGPQLLGKKLTEAEVRNLLNLADLDPALSSKPASELSVGQAQRVALARTLANDPEACERTQTLLPPTVFACRPTASDNLLQVLLLDEPTSALDPISTQNIEEAIVRLKKTRGLTTVMVSHSVKQIQRIADLVCLVVDGEIVEVLPPSELSDAKHPMARRFLELS
- the LOC133930022 gene encoding protein STAR1 isoform X2; the encoded protein is MACLIVRSCEADDLREHLLDVDRPGENGGGAGAAKIRVRGLRRRADATGEEILRGVDLDVPRGLVMGVIGPSGSGKSTLLRALNRLWEPAPGAVLLDGADICSLDVLALRRKVGMLFQLPAMFDGTVADNVRYGPQLLGKKLTEAEVRNLLNLADLDPALSSKPASELSVGQAQRVALARTLANDPEVLLLDEPTSALDPISTQNIEEAIVRLKKTRGLTTVMVSHSVKQIQRIADLVCLVVDGEIVEVLPPSELSDAKHPMARRFLELS